The Deinococcus sp. KNUC1210 nucleotide sequence GAGCATCGTGCAGATGCCTGCCGGGGTGCCGGTCGCCACCTTCGCCATCGGGCCAGCGGGGGCCAAAAACGCTGCGCTGTTTGCCGCTGCGCTGCTGGCCGGAACCGATCCGGACATGCGCCAACGTCTGGACGCCTACCGTGCTGCCCAGACACAGGCCGTGCTGGACGACCCGTATTTCGAGGGCCATCCCCAGGCAGGCGAAGCATGAAGGTTCATACGCTCGGCATTCTGGGGGGCGGGCAACTGGCGCAGATGCTCTCGCTGGCGGCCATTCCGCTGGGTGTGCGCTGCGTGGTACTGGAACCCGATCCCCAGGCCCCGGCCCGCCTGAGTGCCGAACACCTCCAGGCTGCGTACACCGATGCGGCGGGTCTGGACCGCCTGGCCCAGTGCGACGCCGTGACGCTGGAATTCGAGAACGTGCCCACCGAGGCGACCGCCGCGCTTCAGGGCCGCGTGCCGCTGCGTCCATCGCCCGACGTGCTGCATCTGAGCAAGCACCGCGCCCGCGAGAAGGCCGCGCTGGTGGCAGCCGGGGCCGAAGTCGCGCCCTATGTCGTGATCGAACAGGCTGCCGACCTGTCCGGGGCGCTGAAAACGGTGGGCGGTACCGGCATTCTCAAGACCTCGGAACTCGGCTACGACGGCAAAGGGCAGGCGCGAATCGGGAGCGCTGCCGAACTGCGGGCGGCCTGGAAGGAGATGAACGGCGTTCCCTGTGTGCTGGAAGGGCTGGTTCCCTTCGTGCGTGAGGTCAGTCTGGGAGTGGCACGCGGGCAGGACGGCACGGTCAGCTATGGCCCGCTGGTCGAGAACGTTCATGCGGGCGGCATTCTGCGGCGCAGCATCTTTCCGGCAGCCAGCAGCGCCGCGCCGGGCGGGGTCGGCACCGAACAGCATGCCCGGCGCATTGCCCGCGCCGTGGCAGAAGCCTGGGACGTGGTCGGACTGATCACGCTGGAATTTTTCGAGCTTCCTGGCGGCGAGCTGCTGGTCAACGAGGTGGCTCCGCGTGTCCACAACTCCGGACATCTGACGCAGGACGGCGGCGGCGTCAGCCAGTTCGAGGCGGCGGTGCGGGCGGCACTGGGCCTGCCACTCCAGGATTTTGGGCCGCTGCTGCCGTGCGGCATGGTCAATATCCTGGGCTGGGAGGAAGGCCATGAGCCCGACTGGGACGCGCTGGACTGTCTGCGGGGTACGCGGCTGCACTGGTACCACAAGGCCAACAGACCGGGCCGCAAAGTGGGCCACGTGAACGTGGTGGGGGAGAGCCGTGAGGAGGTCCAGAGCCGGATGGAGGCAGTCGAGCGGGTGCTGGAAGGTCGGCGCGACTGAGCCGGGTGTAGGGGCGGCTTCCTGTACAGCATCACGCCTTTCTTACGCTGCTCCGCTACACTGACCCCGATGAAGAATGCCGCCGTGCTCACGCTGCTGCTGCTCTCGCTGGTGGCCTGTAAAAAGGCCGCCGATACCACCAGCACCGATTCCAAGACCGATTCCGCCAAGACCGACACCACCAAAGATCCTGCCACGACAGCGGCAGCAACCACGCCAGCCGTCAGCGCACCGGGGGCCGTGCCCAGCGGCTATACCCTGGTCGCCCCGGTCAGCAGCAAGCCGGTCTACAAGTTCGCTGCCGAGCCTGCCCGCACCCTCAAGGACGGCACCGATTACTACGCCCTGATCGACACCAGCAAGGGGCAGATTCTGGCCGATCTGTACGAAGACAAGACGCCCGTGACCGTCAACAACTTCATCACGCTCGCCCGCAACCACTTCTATGACGGCATTCTGTTTCACCGCGTCCTCGACGGCTTTATGGCGCAGACCGGCGACCCGAACACCCTCAAGGGCGATCAGGCGACGTGGGGGCAGGGTGGCCCCGGCTACGCCTTTGCCGACGAGATTCGCCAGAGCCTGAAGTTCGACACGCCCGGCATGCTGGCGATGGCCAACAGCGGCCCCAACACCAACGGTTCGCAGTTCTTCATGACCTTTGCGCCTGCCGATTTCCTAGACGGCAAATACAACCTGTTCGGCAAGGTCGTGAAAGGTCAGGACGTGCTGGCAAAACTGACGCGCACCGCCACCGCCGACCCCAGCACCGGGCAGGAAGTGCCGATTGCAGGCATCACCAACGACAAGATTCTGAGCGTTCGGATTCTGAGCAAGAACAAGTAAGCGCGGAGTTCCCGGCCTTTCGCCTGAAAAACCACGCTCCAGCACACGCCCCGGCCCTTCAGGAGTCGGGGCTGTGTGCTGCACATTTCGGATTTCTTGCCGTTCCCACAAGCCTCAGACCACACGGTTCAGGCCCCATCTTGCATAATGGCCTGCATGGAACCCTATATTCCGGCAGGCTATACCCTCACGCCCGAACTCAGCAACGAGCGCCAGACGCGCTTCGGCAAGGCTCCGAGCATGGGCGAGGGGATCG carries:
- the purK gene encoding 5-(carboxyamino)imidazole ribonucleotide synthase, coding for MKVHTLGILGGGQLAQMLSLAAIPLGVRCVVLEPDPQAPARLSAEHLQAAYTDAAGLDRLAQCDAVTLEFENVPTEATAALQGRVPLRPSPDVLHLSKHRAREKAALVAAGAEVAPYVVIEQAADLSGALKTVGGTGILKTSELGYDGKGQARIGSAAELRAAWKEMNGVPCVLEGLVPFVREVSLGVARGQDGTVSYGPLVENVHAGGILRRSIFPAASSAAPGGVGTEQHARRIARAVAEAWDVVGLITLEFFELPGGELLVNEVAPRVHNSGHLTQDGGGVSQFEAAVRAALGLPLQDFGPLLPCGMVNILGWEEGHEPDWDALDCLRGTRLHWYHKANRPGRKVGHVNVVGESREEVQSRMEAVERVLEGRRD
- a CDS encoding peptidylprolyl isomerase, producing the protein MKNAAVLTLLLLSLVACKKAADTTSTDSKTDSAKTDTTKDPATTAAATTPAVSAPGAVPSGYTLVAPVSSKPVYKFAAEPARTLKDGTDYYALIDTSKGQILADLYEDKTPVTVNNFITLARNHFYDGILFHRVLDGFMAQTGDPNTLKGDQATWGQGGPGYAFADEIRQSLKFDTPGMLAMANSGPNTNGSQFFMTFAPADFLDGKYNLFGKVVKGQDVLAKLTRTATADPSTGQEVPIAGITNDKILSVRILSKNK